The Candidatus Obscuribacterales bacterium genome has a segment encoding these proteins:
- a CDS encoding lysophospholipase — MRQLVVACRSFSARLLSLFVATFLLFASSQTGFAQSQVVEDFDSTLFQDMHLPVYTWMLTNSSPKAIVVALHGGCLHGRSFRTLGQAMAEKNVMLVSLDMRGYGKWVHEGFGTSEDKRFNYAKSEADSVAIIQRLHEYFPNVPVFVLGESLGANMAEKLLADAPDLVAGGVLINPYVKPHLFFHPYMLVTFARGLTSPHGGLSVAPYLKNRLSDDRKQALAQINDPLSRNNQSIVDLFQSLFFNMKGRKSVASIPSDEPVLFVVGKKDRLCNPKSTIKQYGNMLNSDKTLVLLQDKGHLLVETTEIEPGIIDVLNFWLDAHLQ, encoded by the coding sequence ATGAGACAGCTTGTTGTTGCTTGCCGCTCATTTTCGGCAAGACTCTTATCACTCTTCGTCGCTACTTTTCTTCTGTTTGCCTCATCGCAGACTGGATTTGCTCAGTCGCAAGTGGTTGAGGATTTTGACTCCACACTTTTTCAGGACATGCACTTACCGGTCTATACTTGGATGCTCACGAATTCATCGCCAAAAGCAATCGTAGTTGCTCTTCATGGTGGTTGCCTGCACGGCCGCTCATTCCGTACTTTGGGACAGGCCATGGCCGAGAAAAATGTCATGCTTGTGTCCTTGGATATGCGTGGTTACGGCAAATGGGTGCATGAGGGATTTGGTACATCCGAAGACAAACGATTCAATTACGCCAAGAGCGAAGCCGATTCAGTTGCAATCATCCAAAGATTGCACGAGTATTTCCCGAATGTACCGGTGTTTGTGCTTGGCGAAAGTCTTGGCGCAAATATGGCTGAAAAGCTTTTGGCTGATGCTCCAGACTTGGTTGCCGGTGGTGTTCTGATTAATCCCTACGTAAAGCCGCATTTGTTTTTCCATCCGTACATGCTTGTGACATTTGCGCGTGGACTCACAAGCCCGCATGGCGGTTTGAGTGTAGCTCCATACCTGAAGAATCGCTTGTCTGACGACCGCAAGCAAGCGCTTGCACAAATCAACGACCCGTTGAGTCGCAACAATCAATCGATAGTCGACCTTTTTCAAAGTCTCTTCTTCAACATGAAGGGCAGAAAAAGCGTTGCTTCAATTCCGTCGGATGAGCCGGTGCTTTTTGTTGTCGGCAAGAAGGATCGTCTATGCAATCCGAAGTCCACTATCAAGCAATATGGAAATATGTTGAATTCGGACAAGACCCTAGTCTTGTTGCAGGACAAGGGACACCTTCTAGTGGAAACAACCGAGATTGAGCCCGGCATCATTGATGTGCTCAACTTCTGGTTGGATGCGCATTTGCAGTAA
- a CDS encoding pyridoxal-phosphate dependent enzyme has translation MLIKSITALIGQTPLLEIDPKVHGLKNINLYAKLEHLNPFGSLKDRPAGEILAEEFEDIEASKQTVIESSSGNMAKAMQVLCSMRGIPFRVVANRFPVPEVKHILQVLGAQISEFPAMSSCPDPNDPNNPIAYIEREMNGKPGKYFHTSQFTNEKNMRAHFFGTGYEIIRDLRAPVDYFITGLGTTGSSRGAGEHLKSVNTKLQLVGVVARPGQSIPGIRNSDELFEVGLFKKDVYSRIVETSINESIDGMLILARQLGVLAGPTSGASYIAALKHLRTIDKRLKQKRNAVFIVCDRLEWYLSYLQKYRPELFGYATRKDTPRNLPEDVCSQAPQVNVEQALTLLSANPHCLVVDLRGSLAFKSGHIEGAINMPSDVLEDLCEMGVPFSKKHHVLFVCPQGDDSRKFAAFLTQHGITSASLSGGFVAWRDAGMPIFRPMLQQ, from the coding sequence ATGCTCATCAAATCAATCACAGCGCTTATCGGGCAAACTCCCTTATTGGAGATTGACCCGAAAGTTCACGGTCTTAAAAACATCAATCTATACGCCAAACTTGAGCACTTGAATCCATTCGGGTCTCTCAAAGATCGTCCAGCGGGTGAAATCCTTGCAGAGGAATTCGAAGACATTGAAGCGTCCAAGCAGACGGTCATTGAATCATCAAGTGGCAATATGGCCAAAGCAATGCAAGTGCTTTGCTCAATGCGCGGGATTCCCTTTCGCGTTGTCGCTAACCGTTTTCCCGTGCCAGAAGTTAAGCACATCTTGCAAGTACTTGGTGCACAAATAAGCGAATTTCCAGCGATGTCATCTTGTCCCGATCCTAATGATCCCAACAACCCCATTGCTTACATTGAAAGGGAAATGAACGGCAAGCCTGGCAAGTACTTCCATACTTCTCAGTTCACTAACGAGAAAAACATGCGCGCTCACTTTTTTGGAACAGGATATGAAATCATAAGAGATCTACGCGCGCCTGTTGATTATTTCATCACCGGACTAGGAACCACCGGATCTTCACGCGGAGCCGGCGAGCATTTGAAATCAGTCAATACCAAATTGCAATTAGTTGGCGTTGTAGCGCGACCCGGACAATCCATTCCAGGCATTCGCAATTCCGACGAGCTGTTTGAGGTAGGACTCTTCAAGAAAGATGTCTACTCACGCATTGTAGAAACAAGCATCAACGAATCCATAGACGGAATGCTAATCCTTGCCCGCCAGCTAGGCGTCCTAGCTGGTCCGACAAGCGGTGCTTCGTATATCGCGGCACTTAAACACTTAAGGACAATTGATAAAAGGCTAAAACAAAAACGGAACGCCGTATTCATCGTCTGTGACAGGCTCGAATGGTATCTATCCTATTTGCAAAAGTATCGCCCGGAACTATTCGGTTACGCGACACGCAAGGACACACCACGAAATCTACCAGAAGATGTTTGCTCACAAGCGCCGCAAGTCAATGTGGAACAAGCACTGACATTGCTGTCTGCTAATCCCCACTGCCTAGTTGTAGATCTTCGTGGCAGTCTTGCCTTCAAATCCGGTCACATCGAGGGCGCGATCAACATGCCGTCTGATGTGCTGGAAGACCTTTGCGAAATGGGCGTGCCCTTTTCCAAGAAGCACCATGTCCTCTTCGTTTGCCCACAAGGAGACGATTCCCGCAAGTTCGCCGCATTTCTCACACAACACGGTATAACAAGCGCAAGTCTCTCCGGCGGCTTCGTCGCCTGGCGCGACGCTGGGATGCCAATTTTCAGGCCAATGTTACAACAGTAA
- a CDS encoding rubrerythrin family protein — protein MSKRKSSAKSKTQKNLAAAFAGESMANRKYLYFAKIARKLGNEEIARLFEETANQETGHAFIHLELLYPESEMTVEKLLEIAIEGELHETNSMYPSFEKTALAEGENAAAAEFVEQAKESREHAEIFQKAAKRFKALGLVEAFHAGRYQKALDKVKGAK, from the coding sequence ATGTCCAAGAGAAAATCCAGCGCAAAATCCAAAACACAGAAAAATCTCGCTGCCGCATTTGCCGGCGAATCAATGGCTAATCGCAAGTACTTGTACTTCGCAAAGATTGCCCGCAAATTAGGCAACGAAGAAATCGCCCGGCTTTTTGAAGAAACCGCCAATCAAGAAACCGGTCACGCTTTCATTCATCTCGAGTTGCTTTATCCCGAATCCGAAATGACAGTCGAAAAGCTTTTGGAGATTGCCATTGAAGGTGAGCTGCACGAAACCAACTCGATGTATCCGTCGTTTGAAAAGACGGCGCTCGCCGAGGGTGAAAATGCAGCAGCCGCCGAGTTTGTCGAACAAGCCAAAGAATCACGCGAACACGCAGAAATATTTCAAAAGGCAGCCAAGCGATTCAAAGCATTGGGTCTTGTCGAAGCGTTTCATGCCGGTCGTTACCAAAAGGCACTCGACAAAGTCAAAGGCGCCAAATGA
- a CDS encoding leucine dehydrogenase, whose product MVGIFTELENYGHEQVACFQDKESGLKTIIGIHSTVLGPALGGCRMWPYTDEAAALRDVLRLARGMTYKAAVAGLKLGGGKAVIIGDSRTQKTPQLLKAFGRCVDSLGGRYITAEDVGMKVDDIDTIRTQTKHAVGGSNEGGSGDPSIMTAFGTFQGMKAALKFAGLGESFEGIKVAIQGVGNVGYHLSSYLHNAGAKLYVTDIYPNQIERVVTEFGATPVGPDEIYGVDCEIFAPCALGAILNAKTIPQLKAKVIAGCANNQLETESNGFELFKRGVVYAPDYAINAGGLINVAAELDGYNKEVVLGKVSQIYNTITSILTRSKDEGIPPHVAADRVAEQRLIDAKQGRLAVKS is encoded by the coding sequence ATGGTAGGTATCTTTACGGAACTGGAAAACTACGGGCACGAGCAAGTCGCCTGCTTCCAGGACAAAGAATCAGGTTTGAAGACCATCATTGGTATTCACAGCACGGTATTAGGACCAGCATTGGGCGGTTGCCGCATGTGGCCTTATACAGATGAAGCTGCGGCTCTTAGAGATGTTCTCCGTCTGGCTCGCGGCATGACTTACAAAGCGGCTGTCGCAGGCTTGAAATTGGGCGGCGGTAAGGCAGTCATCATCGGTGACTCGCGTACCCAAAAGACACCGCAGCTGTTAAAAGCATTTGGACGTTGTGTTGATTCATTAGGCGGTCGTTATATCACTGCTGAAGATGTCGGCATGAAGGTTGATGATATCGACACCATCCGTACACAGACAAAGCACGCAGTCGGCGGCAGCAACGAGGGTGGTAGCGGCGATCCATCTATCATGACTGCTTTCGGTACCTTCCAAGGTATGAAGGCTGCATTGAAATTTGCTGGACTGGGCGAAAGTTTTGAAGGCATCAAAGTTGCCATTCAAGGTGTAGGTAACGTTGGCTATCACTTGAGCAGCTACCTTCACAATGCCGGCGCAAAGCTGTACGTAACAGACATCTATCCAAACCAAATTGAAAGAGTAGTCACTGAATTCGGTGCCACACCAGTTGGACCGGATGAAATCTATGGCGTTGACTGCGAAATATTCGCTCCATGCGCTTTGGGTGCAATCTTGAACGCTAAAACAATCCCGCAATTGAAAGCTAAAGTAATTGCCGGTTGCGCAAACAACCAATTGGAAACAGAATCCAATGGCTTTGAATTGTTCAAGCGTGGCGTTGTTTACGCTCCTGACTATGCAATCAACGCAGGTGGCTTAATTAACGTTGCCGCCGAACTCGATGGCTACAACAAAGAAGTTGTCTTGGGCAAAGTAAGCCAGATCTACAACACAATCACTTCGATTCTCACACGCTCGAAAGACGAAGGCATTCCGCCTCACGTTGCAGCTGATCGTGTTGCTGAACAACGCTTGATTGATGCCAAACAAGGTCGTCTTGCTGTAAAGTCGTAG
- a CDS encoding M28 family peptidase has translation MFEVLLIGITVPIAILVLMASARNKSEKSNSVKPDQCHPPKADTSHCKYDRSAQRRTSLAPRPEVDLTNLPPKDQRVLAAFSQVSRDRIVENLKKLTGELPVTVTRNGQKVTGTITSRSSHSKELYDLAMPFIDEQFQALGLTTEHHDYAKGHYNLVATLAGDGSSKKRIILGAHGDATAGATWKNEKTKGADDDGSGMVLLLEVARALSKMPPSKYDIDFCIFTNEEQGLEGSYAYSDKVRNEGESLVLMIQFDMVAYHGTEGNRMDVHDGENKNGAHKYYEDVLRACHQYELDLTPYDTHNDEMNRRSDHAGFLDHGYAALMFSEEFTDTAFNPNYHSMQDTVDKLNIPYYMEIIKLAIASVFNISEIK, from the coding sequence ATGTTTGAAGTCTTACTCATCGGAATTACTGTTCCAATCGCCATTCTCGTTTTGATGGCGTCTGCTCGCAACAAGAGCGAAAAATCAAATTCAGTTAAGCCGGATCAATGTCACCCGCCAAAGGCTGATACCAGTCATTGCAAATACGACCGCTCTGCTCAGAGACGTACGAGCCTTGCGCCGCGTCCTGAAGTTGACTTAACCAATCTGCCACCAAAAGACCAACGCGTATTGGCGGCATTTAGCCAAGTTAGTCGTGATCGCATTGTGGAGAACCTGAAAAAGCTCACAGGAGAACTTCCCGTAACTGTTACTCGCAATGGTCAAAAAGTCACTGGAACAATTACTTCGCGCAGCTCACATTCAAAAGAGCTGTACGACTTGGCTATGCCCTTCATCGACGAACAGTTTCAGGCACTGGGACTGACGACTGAGCATCACGACTATGCGAAGGGTCACTACAATCTGGTGGCGACACTTGCCGGCGACGGTAGTTCCAAAAAGCGAATTATCTTGGGCGCCCACGGCGATGCTACTGCCGGCGCCACCTGGAAAAACGAGAAGACCAAAGGCGCAGACGACGATGGCTCAGGCATGGTCTTGCTTTTGGAAGTGGCTCGCGCGTTGAGCAAGATGCCGCCGTCCAAGTACGACATAGACTTTTGTATATTCACCAATGAAGAGCAGGGGCTGGAAGGCTCTTACGCCTATTCGGACAAGGTGAGAAACGAAGGCGAAAGTCTAGTGCTGATGATTCAGTTCGATATGGTCGCCTATCACGGCACAGAAGGCAATCGCATGGATGTGCATGATGGTGAAAACAAGAATGGTGCACACAAGTATTACGAAGATGTGCTGCGAGCCTGTCACCAATACGAATTGGACTTGACGCCCTATGACACGCACAACGATGAAATGAATCGTCGTTCAGACCATGCTGGATTTTTGGATCACGGATATGCGGCTTTGATGTTCTCTGAAGAGTTCACGGATACGGCATTCAATCCCAACTATCACAGCATGCAAGATACGGTCGACAAATTGAATATCCCGTATTACATGGAGATCATCAAGCTGGCAATTGCGTCAGTCTTTAACATCTCCGAGATCAAGTAG
- a CDS encoding PepSY domain-containing protein: MRNPNLTPKDERELQLLRDEKTRERQNLAEELGLAESVKIHGKPELDLRPYLKYKLAVERLDKLVKELEADFGSDGNTRTLTSPIDQGGLYSKPMPADDEGGKRQQAWNCLRSLGIRDTIPIDKVHLRNAGTEEYTQVVDGPNGEKIEEKRFMVKLRQVAKVEGRKQPVWYLGGNAAVQVHMNEVGVVYKIDSTLARGARPRTLNGTISAEEAVDIARQAFASKCEQMGKARLRFQKDGHHSDLVYLVKLSDRRLRSKRDPECPEELNARTVIYFVNAKTGEVKEQHQTLRYHEPVGPDGKLVEVKTKSFATIPYGRPDKQSPNKEKELYAELDKESYDRLLTLASMDKDGKIILENETCKVHYNKTSQDPTRKKAKSKKANADRPVWTTKVDPLQDGTFNYKPGQEEYDAILIFLAINFEIEYLKARGLKAPKKPITVFVHDESVRDNAYFDPDKNEIHIGVGSGGNWGLFKKICFDLGVTWHEAGHWVVWLQTPGQDLPGDEGGAMHESTGDMMDIIMDLLYIATYLSKITGEKFTKDTIRKYHWIIGYYCLAPDGIRNQREPKKVYPKDMENEVHNDGLISGQACVQVLLDMCDATGDDVSALDILDHFARIYLGALAIVPADKVKFADMLRAMITADREIFGGRYRESIEHGWKDHGVTLDSSSKRKLAA, from the coding sequence ATGCGCAATCCGAATCTCACACCAAAAGACGAGCGCGAACTCCAGCTCCTTCGCGACGAAAAAACTCGGGAAAGACAAAATCTTGCCGAGGAACTTGGTCTTGCCGAATCAGTAAAAATTCACGGCAAACCTGAGCTGGATCTCCGTCCATATCTCAAATACAAACTTGCGGTCGAGCGTCTCGATAAGCTGGTCAAAGAACTCGAAGCCGACTTCGGCTCAGACGGTAACACCCGCACCCTGACATCCCCGATCGACCAGGGTGGTTTGTACAGCAAACCAATGCCTGCTGACGACGAGGGCGGCAAGCGCCAGCAAGCCTGGAATTGCCTGCGTAGTCTCGGAATTCGTGACACCATCCCAATTGACAAAGTGCATTTGAGAAACGCCGGAACCGAAGAGTACACGCAAGTCGTTGATGGCCCAAATGGCGAAAAGATCGAAGAAAAACGATTCATGGTCAAACTTCGTCAAGTCGCCAAAGTCGAAGGTCGCAAACAACCAGTCTGGTATCTCGGTGGTAACGCTGCTGTTCAAGTACACATGAACGAAGTAGGTGTTGTCTACAAAATCGACTCGACTCTTGCCCGTGGTGCACGTCCGCGTACGTTGAACGGCACCATCAGCGCAGAAGAAGCAGTTGATATTGCTAGACAAGCTTTCGCCAGTAAGTGCGAACAGATGGGCAAAGCTCGTCTGCGTTTCCAGAAAGACGGTCATCACTCCGATCTCGTCTATCTGGTCAAGCTGTCCGACAGACGCCTGCGCAGCAAGCGTGATCCGGAATGTCCGGAAGAGCTGAATGCGCGTACGGTCATTTACTTCGTCAATGCGAAAACTGGTGAAGTGAAAGAGCAGCATCAAACACTGCGCTACCACGAGCCGGTAGGACCGGATGGCAAACTTGTTGAAGTGAAGACGAAGTCTTTCGCCACCATTCCTTATGGTCGTCCGGACAAGCAGTCTCCCAACAAGGAGAAAGAGCTGTATGCCGAACTCGACAAGGAAAGCTACGATAGGCTTCTGACTCTTGCATCTATGGACAAGGACGGTAAAATCATTCTCGAGAATGAAACCTGCAAAGTCCACTACAACAAGACAAGTCAGGATCCAACTCGCAAGAAAGCCAAGTCCAAGAAGGCAAATGCCGACAGACCTGTCTGGACAACCAAAGTCGATCCGCTGCAAGATGGCACTTTCAACTACAAGCCCGGTCAGGAAGAATACGATGCAATTCTTATCTTCCTAGCGATCAACTTTGAGATCGAGTATCTCAAAGCGCGTGGTCTGAAGGCGCCGAAAAAGCCAATCACGGTATTCGTTCACGACGAATCAGTGCGCGACAACGCGTACTTCGATCCGGACAAGAATGAAATCCACATTGGCGTCGGCTCCGGCGGCAACTGGGGTCTGTTCAAGAAGATCTGCTTCGACCTTGGTGTAACCTGGCACGAAGCTGGCCACTGGGTTGTCTGGCTGCAGACACCTGGTCAAGATCTTCCTGGCGATGAAGGTGGTGCTATGCACGAATCTACAGGCGACATGATGGACATCATCATGGACCTCCTGTACATCGCCACCTATCTGAGCAAGATCACAGGCGAGAAGTTCACCAAGGATACGATTCGCAAATACCACTGGATCATCGGCTACTACTGCCTTGCTCCCGATGGTATCCGCAATCAGCGCGAACCGAAGAAAGTCTACCCGAAGGATATGGAGAACGAAGTCCACAACGATGGACTCATCTCCGGTCAAGCATGCGTGCAAGTTCTGCTCGACATGTGCGACGCCACCGGCGACGACGTCTCGGCTCTCGATATCCTGGATCACTTCGCCAGAATTTACCTTGGCGCTCTGGCCATCGTGCCTGCCGACAAGGTGAAGTTCGCCGACATGCTGCGCGCCATGATCACTGCCGATAGAGAAATCTTCGGCGGCAGATATCGCGAAAGCATCGAGCACGGCTGGAAAGACCACGGTGTCACGCTGGATTCATCCAGCAAGAGAAAGTTGGCTGCGTAA
- a CDS encoding aminotransferase class V-fold PLP-dependent enzyme, with protein sequence MLNTDQIRSQFPIFAQHPDTIFFDNAATAQKPQTVIDTINAFYTENCANAGRSMYKMSTLLKTRIEEARTRVATFIGANPEDICFTSGATESLNIISLAWGLNNLKTGDEVMLCLEDHESAVLPWFHLRDQLRAFGIKIKLIPIRMHEHGDYALKHIAASKTARTRIMAMSHIHHLYGLDMEVKEVRQILGKNVLIALDASQSVGHCTVDVNELPVDFLVFGGHKMFAANGVGILWVSPKLRKKLNPVIVGGGMRIDPSGKKLKIQSNTLANVLESGTQNTPSILSLVPAIDFIESIGINNIEQTIDRLTKSLYFQLKQLPGIEFSPGVDRCNCAHGYGVISFRFAQAATADVSALLSSHNILVRANSHCLFKKATGDNYLRISLHVYNTEQEIAHLIEILRNNLL encoded by the coding sequence ATGCTAAACACAGACCAAATTCGCTCCCAATTCCCCATCTTCGCTCAACATCCGGACACCATCTTCTTCGACAATGCCGCAACCGCGCAAAAGCCTCAGACAGTAATCGACACCATCAATGCGTTTTACACCGAAAATTGCGCGAACGCCGGGCGAAGCATGTACAAAATGAGCACATTGCTCAAGACTCGTATCGAAGAAGCGCGCACTCGAGTTGCTACTTTCATCGGCGCCAACCCCGAAGACATCTGCTTCACCAGCGGCGCAACGGAAAGTCTCAATATCATTTCTCTAGCTTGGGGTTTAAACAATCTAAAGACAGGCGATGAGGTGATGCTTTGCTTGGAAGATCATGAATCAGCAGTTCTACCATGGTTTCACTTAAGAGACCAATTGCGCGCATTCGGAATAAAGATAAAGCTCATACCCATTCGCATGCACGAACATGGAGACTATGCGCTTAAACACATTGCCGCCTCGAAAACCGCACGTACGAGAATCATGGCAATGTCACACATCCACCATCTCTATGGCTTGGATATGGAAGTCAAAGAAGTTAGACAAATCCTCGGCAAAAACGTCCTAATTGCACTGGACGCCAGTCAAAGCGTTGGTCATTGCACAGTTGATGTCAACGAACTGCCGGTGGATTTCCTCGTATTTGGTGGCCATAAGATGTTCGCCGCCAATGGTGTCGGTATCCTTTGGGTGTCGCCCAAGCTACGCAAGAAACTCAATCCAGTAATAGTAGGCGGCGGCATGAGGATTGATCCATCCGGCAAAAAGCTAAAAATCCAGTCGAATACGCTTGCCAATGTTCTGGAGTCCGGCACACAGAATACTCCGTCAATTTTGTCTCTCGTTCCGGCTATTGATTTTATCGAAAGCATCGGAATCAATAATATCGAGCAGACAATCGACAGGCTTACCAAAAGCCTGTACTTTCAACTCAAACAACTTCCCGGCATTGAATTTTCGCCGGGCGTAGACCGTTGTAATTGCGCGCACGGCTACGGTGTCATTTCCTTCCGGTTTGCACAAGCAGCAACCGCAGATGTATCTGCCTTACTTTCCAGTCACAACATTCTTGTAAGAGCCAATAGCCATTGCCTTTTCAAGAAAGCCACGGGCGACAACTACCTGCGAATAAGTCTACACGTATACAACACCGAGCAAGAAATCGCACACCTCATAGAGATCCTGCGCAATAACCTGCTGTAA
- a CDS encoding biopolymer transporter ExbD, which translates to MAMGKSGEIFTDINVTPLTDVFLVLLVIMILVAPLVNMSVLKVDPPVASSSRPAEPDKGPKIDVNVSAAGTVTVNGQNVAPVDTQHVQQVIQAEQQKAGTEDLPLNLSSDADALQKYVVAVMDAAAGAGIKRMRVLPLRK; encoded by the coding sequence ATGGCAATGGGGAAAAGCGGCGAGATTTTTACCGATATCAACGTCACCCCGTTGACGGATGTTTTTTTGGTGCTTCTGGTCATCATGATTCTTGTTGCGCCGTTGGTTAATATGTCGGTCCTCAAAGTTGACCCACCGGTCGCGAGCAGCTCAAGACCAGCCGAGCCGGATAAAGGTCCAAAAATTGACGTTAACGTTTCAGCTGCAGGTACCGTCACAGTCAACGGACAAAACGTAGCTCCTGTTGATACGCAACACGTGCAACAAGTCATTCAAGCCGAACAACAAAAAGCCGGCACAGAAGATCTCCCACTTAATCTCTCTTCCGACGCCGACGCTCTACAAAAATACGTCGTAGCCGTCATGGACGCCGCCGCCGGCGCCGGCATCAAACGCATGCGCGTTTTGCCGCTGCGCAAGTAG